A stretch of DNA from Streptosporangiales bacterium:
TCCACTGCGGGTGCGGTGATCTCATGGGGAGAACCTCTCGCCACGAGCCGCACGGGACAAGGTCCACTTCACGAGTTCTGGCCCCACCACCGCCCGAGCAGGCCAGTTTCCGCTCAGTGGCCCGGCCGACGCTCGGGTGCGGCTGCGCATACTGGCCGCGTGCCCCGCCGCCACGTGCTCCTCGCCCTGCTCGTCGTCGTCATCTGGGGCGTCAACTTCGTCGTGGTCGAGATCGGTCTCGAGTCGTTCCCACCCTTCCTCTTCGTGGCACTGCGCTACCTCCTCACCGTGCTCCCCGCCGTGTTCCTCGTCCCGCGCCCGAGGGCACGGCTGCGGCACGTGATCGCCGTCGGCCTGTTCCTCGGCGTGGGACAGTTCGGCCTGCTGTTCCTCGGCATGAGCATCGGCATGCCGCCCGGCCTGTCGTCGCTCGTCCTGCAGTGCCAGGCCATCTTCACCGTCGCCTTCGGGCTCGTCGTGATCAAGGAACGGCCGACACCGCACCAGGTCGTCGGCCTGCTCGTGGCGGCGTCCGGCATCGTCGTCATCGCGGTCAGCCGGGGCGGGCGCACCGACCTGCTGCCGCTGCTCCTCGTCATCGGCGCCGGGGTGTCCTGGGGCGCGGGCAACATCGCGACACGGATCGCGACCAGGTCCGCCGCGGCGCAGCCGGCGCCGGTGGACGGGGCCGGGCGAGACGGCCGCGGTCGGCTCGGCAAGCGGGCGGGCGAGGGGTTCCGGCTGCTGATCTGGTCGAGCCTCGTGCCGCCACTGCCGTTGCTCGGGCTGTCCCTCGGGTTCGAGGGTCCGCAGGCGATCGGGGACGCGCTGAGCACGCTCTCGTGGTCCGGCGTCGGTGCCCTGCTCTACCTCGTCGTGCTGGCCACGATGGTCGGGTTCGGCATCTGGGTGTCCCTCCTGCAGAGGTATCCGGCGGCGGCCGTCGCGCCGTTCTCGATGCTGGTGCCGATCGTGGGCATCAC
This window harbors:
- a CDS encoding EamA family transporter, with the translated sequence MPRRHVLLALLVVVIWGVNFVVVEIGLESFPPFLFVALRYLLTVLPAVFLVPRPRARLRHVIAVGLFLGVGQFGLLFLGMSIGMPPGLSSLVLQCQAIFTVAFGLVVIKERPTPHQVVGLLVAASGIVVIAVSRGGRTDLLPLLLVIGAGVSWGAGNIATRIATRSAAAQPAPVDGAGRDGRGRLGKRAGEGFRLLIWSSLVPPLPLLGLSLGFEGPQAIGDALSTLSWSGVGALLYLVVLATMVGFGIWVSLLQRYPAAAVAPFSMLVPIVGITTAWLVYDERMTLAEVVGGALVLLGLAVLNRLVGGRR